A single Glycine soja cultivar W05 chromosome 14, ASM419377v2, whole genome shotgun sequence DNA region contains:
- the LOC114384519 gene encoding uncharacterized protein LOC114384519, translating to MFIKKEQYLPEYTEKYTFSDGICGRHLQIMVKTRGLGHALGRVVGRGLGRGDGDDSDGAPQHRRPTASAHRRRVTVIVDDVVPAVPADSSAVPETEAVVARDEPMVDADAQDTGPDTDAQDIGTQDAADEPEGFLGGPKDPSVLTEYADHVAANVWSGQECPELMLCSHGRKEHNLGRLVPAIDDMVAGIGLSPLIACSIDTGDRGLISSFADRWH from the exons atgtttataaaaaaagaacaatatTTGCCTGAATATACAGAGAAGTATACATTTAGTGATGGAATTTGTGGTAgacatttgcagatcatggttaaGACTAGAGGATTAGGCCATGCCTTAGGTAGGGTTGTTGGCAGAGGTCTGGGGAGAGGGGATGGTGATGATTCTGACGGTGCTCCCCAACACCGAAGGCCGACTGCATCGGCACACAGGCGACGGGTAACTGTCATTGTTGACGATGTTGTGCCTGCGGTACCTGCAGACTCGTCTGCGGTACCAGAGACAGAGGCTGTTGTAGCTAGGGATGAACCCATGGTAGATGCTGACGCACAGGACACCGGTCCAGATACTGACGCACAAGATATTGGTACACAGGATGCTGCAGATGAGCCTGAGGGATTTCTTGGTGGACCCAAGGACCCATCAGTGCTTACGGAGTATGCTGACCATGTTGCGGCCAACGTATGGTCTGGACag GAATGTCCTGAGTTGATGTTATGCTCCCATGGGAGGAAGGAACATAACTTAGGCAGGCTTGTTCCTGCAATTGATGACATGGTTGCTGGGATAGGATTAAGTCCTTTGATCGCGTGTTCGATAGACACCGGCGATCGGGGACTTATATCCTCCTTTGCCGATAGGTGGCACTAG